A genomic window from Diorhabda sublineata isolate icDioSubl1.1 chromosome 8, icDioSubl1.1, whole genome shotgun sequence includes:
- the LOC130448169 gene encoding alpha-tocopherol transfer protein-like, translated as MTLVQPSPELQINIRKELNEDVNTRESDLEHIKQWLKKQPHLPDTWDESRMMTFLRGCKFSLEKCKRKLDMYFTMRTACPEIFSNRDISNPELKLVRELGHIPPLPGLTPNGRRVVVLRSKKNDVYDYDVADIMKVVLMIGDVRLAAEETGVAGDVYILDASVATASHFSKINPALIKKFLVIIQEAYPVKLKEVHVVNVSPLVDKIITWIKPFLKEKIRGRIHVHSNFESLHKFIPKDILPEEYEGTAGPLQVFHDQWMEKLKEYTPWFKAQENIKADESKRPGKPTNYDDLFGLDGSFKQLTID; from the exons ATGACTCTTGTTCAACCTAGTCCCGAACTCCAAATCAACATCAGGAAAGAGTTAAATGAAGATGTTAATACAAGAGAATCCGATTTAGAGCATATCAAGCAATGGTTGAAGAAGCAACCTCATTTACCTGACACCTGGG ACGAAAGTCGAATGATGACCTTCTTGAGAGGCTGTAAGTTTTCTCTAGAAAAATGCAAAAGGAAGTTAGACATGTATTTCACGATGAGAACAGCATGTCcagaaatattttccaatagaGACATTTCGAATCCAGAATTAAAATTGGTTAGAGAACTAGG GCACATACCACCACTTCCAGGTTTAACACCCAATGGACGAAGAGTGGTAGTATTGAGatctaaaaaaaatgatgtataCGATTACGACGTGGCGGATATTATGAAAGTAGTTCTCATGATCGGAGACGTAAGACTTGCAGCTGAAGAAACTGGCGTAGCGGGTGATGTTTATATTTTGGATGCCAGTGTTGCTACAGCttctcatttttccaaaattaatccagctttaattaaaaaattcttagttATTATTCAA GAAGCCTATCCAGTGAAACTGAAAGAAGTTCATGTAGTCAATGTCTCTCCTTTGGTCGACAAAATCATCACTTGGATCAAGccatttttaaaagaaaagatTAGAGGAAGGATTCATGTCCATAGCAACTTTGAATCTCTACACAAATTTATACCCAAAGATATTTTACCTGAAGAATATGAAGGTACAGCTGGACCATTACAAGTTTTTCACG atCAATGGatggaaaaattgaaggaataCACTCCCTGGTTCAAAGCTCAAGAAAATATTAAGGCGGATGAATCTAAAAGACCAGGAAAACCTACTAACTATGATGATCTATTTGGATTAGATGGTAGCTTCAAACAACTCACCATTGATTAG